DNA from Clarias gariepinus isolate MV-2021 ecotype Netherlands chromosome 8, CGAR_prim_01v2, whole genome shotgun sequence:
cttctcaGTACCACACATTCATCTTCTATtcacctggaccctgaaggtgcaaggcgacagtgctaaccactgagccactctGCCACCCCTCAATACGGCAGTTTTAAATCCTAAAACActattaaaaactttatttatctatttatataaaactttattatCAGCTTTAATAGACCAATAAAATtctgtaattatgtaacaaacaaaagcaaagtGCTGAAGAAGGAAGAAGGACAGTGAGGTTAAAAGACATTCTGTATACTTAAGTGTCATACTTTAGTATTATGGTCTATAGTTATTAGACTGGTTATTAAGTTATGCATTTATGTAACTCTTAGCTATCCATTTTCTCCTtataaaaacatactgtacattacaaatACTACAAATTATGGTTTATTGATTATAATGATATAAtgataacaattattattattattattattattattattattattattattattatcccatTACCTTAAAATCTCAGTATTGtccattattttaaatttccatttttttgtaatttatgttttatattataaaatctaTTTAGATTACATTATGAGCTTAAAATTATCATGTCATCCTACTCAAGATTTGTGAATGTAAttaatgctttttcttttcattttagccAAAGctctaaatatattgaaaaatgaATTGCTGTCAAATAGCTAAACCTCTCAGTATTTGAGCCacatgcaacagaaaaacagacaaagagTCCTTTATTAACAAGTACACAAGTGTCTTTATTTTTGCAAGCAAGTTTAATTCTACAATtcaaagatggaaaaaaaaggaaaataatgaaaaaaaaaaaaaaaaaaaagccactgtCAAGCTCTTGGCACATTTATGTACAAAAACTGATTAATTGTACAGCCAGCTACAAAGCATTCTTAGTGAAAGTACAAAAGACtgacatgagagagagagagagagagagagagagattgctgaatactgtatatgcaacaTCAGTGATCATCTTCTGATTCAAGCTAGGACGAAAGTCAAACACTACAATCGAGTAAGATATTTATCCTTTAATACTGTTCCATTAGCTACTCAAATACTGCAcactaaagaagaagaaggagaagaagaagaaatcagCAAGACAGTCAGtgtaaaaatgaaatttttttttttgtaatcagttaaaaactattttataatCATGCCACAAACAACGACTAGATTCACTGTCTTTAGCTAAtacaatgatttatttattatttatttttgcccagtctGGTGTAAAAATCGATGCTGGAGATTTAACAGTACAGCGACTCGGCAATGAGAACCcaaatgcatttacagtaggaagaataaaaaattaaaaaaaactcacaatggCGAAAAGTTAAAAATACGATGGTGTCAGAACCCGAGTCAGGAAACTCTCAGGGCAGTTACAGTTGGCTAAATCCAGTCAAAGAGTTTGGTCcagattattaaatattaaataatcaaataaaattgaatgtaTCAAATATAAATGAGATGTCCCAAAAATAACAGGGCACAAAAACAATCTTTTAtaagcaaagaaaagaaaacatattgTTTCTACCTTGTTGTAACCAttctttattttgtaataaaattacattttattatttaataaaacaaattcaactctgcagtaaaaaaaaaaaaaaatttaaaaacattaaaataataataataataataataataataataataataataataaaactgttgtgcccattattatttttaggatactttcctcttttttgttaattttgtttcaGCATGCTGGCAGCGATAttcaaattcaatgttttaaataaaccacCACATGTTATAATCCAAAGACCACAaaactgtaattattattatataagtatttatttcttacatattattattattattttagtccCAAACATGGACAGTGATCATTGGGTTTATCCCCAAACATCAATTAAGTTTTTGAAACTCTTTTTCACATGCCCGGAAACGACCagaaaatatatgtatacatttatatatagatatagatatgtgtgtatatacagtgcagAGGAGTGATGCTCGACTTCTTTTTAATCTCGCATTgaagcatttaaaaaagttaaagctaaaaaacaagcaaataaaataagcagaaaaaaaatgtttgtatgttAGTGAGATTATGGCTTGTGATGGATGAGAGAAAAATGTACGAAATCTCTCCAAGGCAAATCTAAAACAGGTGCTCGATCAGCAAGACAatctcttttactttttatttgacTTTCACAATTCTATGACTCAGAGAGACTAatcctttaattattattaatattattattattattattattattattgttgttgttattgttgttatataTTTGCTTATGATTTTTGGGTCACCTAATTTtcatttcaaatgttttaattagtaTTTTAGCTTTATCATTTTAAGCTAGCTCCAACCATTCCAATTATAAAgctaaatgttataaaaaataaaacaataataaaataatatttgataaaaaaaaaacttgtgctaATAACTTGTGGATCAAATGATCCAATGTGGTGACCCCGAGAGAGGGAAAACTctcccaataataataataataataataataataataataataataataataaatagcctCTCTGGACATCTTTGTGGTTTTGCACTTTACAGCTTAACGAACAGCCTGAGACAAAGCACCAGTGTCACAAAACATCATAATATACTTTGATACGTACGATAAAAAGCTACACTTGAgcaataaaaagttattttaaggTCCTGAAATCTTCTGAGAATGTGCTGGAAAATAATCTGTCTAATTCGCCAATTGAAAAGTTGACTATCTtaacaaaaagtattttttgcactttttttgttcagaatctttccatttttagagaaaatacacacattagagcttttaaaaatgttttgagatAAAGCACCAGCGTCACAGCTTCTACATCTTATTATTGTATGTATGTGAGACTTAACAAAtagttttttgtaaaataaaaaataattcaaaagatttaaaaaatggttgAGATTTTGCTGGAAAAGGAATCTGTGAAATCTCACAGGTTTTGTCACATTTTAGCTTTGGATgttacataaaaacaacaaaacaaagccCAGTTTAAACTCTATGAAGTATGCCAATGTGcctaaattaacatttaaataaggttaagtatcataaaaaacatttaattaaaacagatattcgtttgttgttgtttgtgttcAGACTAAAAGGATTGTGATGTTCAGGAGATGTACTGCTAAACCAGCCGTAGTGCTAGCTATGCTAGTTCTCTAAAAAACCTAAACAGTATCCAGTGTTTAGCGcttaagtgttttattcatgttttacatttaaaacctTTTCTGAGGCATACAAGGCAGtttattgtgttaaaaaaaaacaaataacagtGCTAACATGACAATAAATAGCTAGATGTTAGCATCTTAGCCAGCTagcttttttatgtcttttttatattttaagttttttttccacagaggTTAAAAATGTTAACCAGGTATTATTTATACCCAGAGAAGTATAAATACCAGTGTAGCTAGCACTGTGGCTATTTTTTCCATTCTTATCCCACATGACATATCATAATCCTatttctgaacaaaaaaaaaaaatcagactaaTTAACAGCTCAAAAAATACTTTTCAAGCTAAAAAGTAGAAGAAGTTTGCCATGTTGTTAACTTGCGATATTTGTGTCTTTAAAGAAACAAATGGCTCTTATTCATCAAAGTTGCTTATAAGCAAAGCGGATGAAAAACTTGTGcaaataattcatttttaaaatatttgcaattaTTAAACTCCAAATTTAGATCTCAAGAAGCAGTGTAAAAATCTTAgcataaacattttaacatttggacataaatataaaagtaagaTTTGATGATTCCTCtcgtttttatatattttgattttattttaaaaaatatatattaatgttttacCCAATTTTTGAACTGATTATAATCCTCAACTACAGAATGTGAATTtaggttatttttattatattattcattgaatataacaaataataataaatgtgtccctaatttagattgttatttaattttgtattttgtttacaTAATGGAATTAACTGAAATACTACTTATATTCAACATAGTATATTATCCAGGTAGACACAATTTATTAAGCCATTTTAACAGTTCTACAAAAGATGTATAAGTAATAAGGGTGTGCCATATGTTAATTACAtgctaaaaagataatagtGGGTGGAGCTTGTTTTCATGTAGCTGAAACTGATTCATTTAACTTGAATAACGACTCATTTGAATGCTTTGTGATGGTTTCACAGATCGTATGTGGATTTgctcatatttttttctttagcaacACTGATGGATGAGAGCCAACTAACTAACTGACAaggcagaaaagaaaaatgaaaacatatagaagcaaaaaaaaaaaaaaatgtccattcTGGCACTAATCCTCTAACCAATCAAAttcattggtgtgtgtgtgtgtgcatgtgtgtgtctttgtttgtgtgtatgtttatgtgttGTTTAAGGAAGGGAAAAGGCATGCTTGAAATTGTGTGTTTAAGTGCGTGtttatgtgcgtgtgtatgtgtgtgtatatgtgtggttTATGTGTAGGCGTTGAGGCGCTCTTTGGAGCGAGTGGAGTGAATATCATGTAGTTCCTGCTCCTCCTTGCTCTTGATGTCTTCATACTTCTGCATGCGGCACGCGTCCTTCACGTAGGCCCAGTTGGCTGCCAGGACCATCAGGTAGTGCACCTGCACCAACAGAGCCACACCGGCCACGGACAAAGGGTTAGTAATGTGACGCAGGGAGGTTACTGCACtcggaaataaaataaaaagtttagacTGTTATATTCACAAACACTTCAGGGTGCAGGTCATGACCCAGGAGCGTTAATATGTATCATATCGTCTCAGAGACAACATGACGGAGGAAGGACACAGGATGGGAAAAGTTTAGATCGTTTAAAAAACTATCAAAACAACAACTGAGttactgattatttttaaacagagaGTCACATTGTCAGTTCATGAGGGTAAGTTTTAAAGGATTTCTCGCCTGCTTTGACCGGAGAACGTGGTGATTCCCCTCGGCAAACTGGTCCACCACAATGACATAAATACTGTAATCACTACTGTTACTTAAAGGGCCATAATTCGATATTTTGTAATACCAAAAGCacaatataatatttaacaatGCTGGGTATCTGCTATGGTACCATATCATTTAATGTCCTGTAAAACAATCTTAATTCCAATCTTGGTTTGATTTTAGATAAAACTGCTGACCTGAACTGATTTGATAACATTACATTGTGTTATGATATTTGATAAAACTACAGACGCCACTCCAGTATATGATACAATGTTTGATTAAACCACTAAATTGctgcattataatattatatgtatTGATCGATGATACTACTGAATCTGCTGCAGTATGTGATCAGACTTGCTAAACATTAATGCAAATGGTATATCCTATTTactattaatgtactgtattatgtaaTTACACTAGCCTTACACTGCAGTCATTAAACATTTCCTGCATAGATAGATAGCTATTGGCGTAACTAACACAACTAAAAGACTGAGCCCGGCAGGTGAATCACCACGTCACAATAACAGATACAGAAAGTGAAAATAGGAACACATAGAAGCCTGGGAagttttaaattaagttaattaaGGAGAGGTCGTTAGGGCTGGGGGTCATTTCCGTGTCTGACTGTCATGGCAGACGGAGTCAACACAACAGACCCAATGCTTCAGAATCGTGTGCAGAATCTTCCCAGGCTCAGAGTGACCAGTGTGGCATAATTACGCACAAGGACAGAGCTGGACACCATCTGTCACATGACCAATGACATCACATAGACacaagacagatagagagagcaGATGAGTGCCACTATATCATTCatgctaaataaacatttttaaatattgagaTACATAatacaataatgtttttccatatatatatatatatatatatatatatatatatatatatatatatatatatatatatatataaattttacctCTTTAATTAGCAGTAAATAtagaattattataaaaagataaTCAAATATCATATAGTAGCTTTgctatttccttttttatttaatacaatcaaaatcattatatatatatatatatatatatatatatatatatatatatatatatatatatatatatatatatatataatgtgtgtggttttggctattttatgtttcttatattttatgttatattagtaaatattttaatacaaaaaatatttagatttaaaacctttttttaataaattgctaTTAGCTTAATTTTAGAAATACTGGTTATAAAGGACATGCAGTTAACATTTTACCTTTTCTCACTTGCTGTAATTGATTCAattgtttatgtttgtgatttttttatgttcaattGCTGTGGTTATTGGATTATTGTATGAATATATTATCAGAGAAATTgttaattgtgtaaaaaaatatctattacTGAATTTCTACAATTAgtataaatagtaaaaattaaaaataaaaataaaaatctgcttTAGGTCTTTTAGTAGAATGCATcttaaaatctttcttttattctaaAATTTTTTCTGTATCTTGTTTAAAGTTTTCTGGAAAATAAATGATCGTACTTTACAAAAAGGATGAGACGCTGATGCTAACCTCatacatataaaaatgatttttttatatataatagtttgcaaaaaaaatctttctaaaTTCTCAAAATTTAGGGTTGTTaagtcttattttatttataataaagttttaaatatttatgttttagttttttttttttttaataatgataacaTTGACCCTGACTTATTTAAGGTTTGAGGAATGCAGATATGAACTGAAGCATATCTacatagtttttgtttgtttgtttgtttgtttgtttgtttgtttgtttgtgtttgtttgttagtttcgtccatgtaaaacatacagtattacaacTACCACCTACAGCTGCACTCCTGGGCTGTAGTGATGTAATGACTATAGACTACATTGCTtgtcaatgttttatttatttatttatttatttattatgcatttaaatattgATGAAAGATTTAGCTTTTCATGCTAAAACACCTCAATTATGAAAATCCAAACCAGCCAGAGAGCTTTACAGACACCAGGTGGCGTGGTTTCCTTGTAAATGCTGCATATCCGAGTGGGATGCAGTGCTGAGGTGATgatgtaattatataataaacctaaCAAGAGAGAGCACGACTgaagattctctctctctctctgtcacacacacacacacacacacacacacccttatatttttatattcacaCCTGCATATTTATAAAGATGTATACATACTTAGCAGCACAGATAAACCCAGTAATATCTAACACacatggccacacacacacacacacaaacacacacacacacactacttatatatttctcatctgtttttcttttttggtggCGCAGGGAGTGGCTGtttctccccccctcccccctctctctctctctcacttacacacacacacacacacacacacatatgcacacagttttcttttctatttttttttcgttaCTCCCTTCTCTTCTCCCATCCtgtgtttccatggcaacagtgCCCCATGCATTTTCAATGCAGAGCATTCCTCTTATTCTTTCTTCACCACCCTACttccctccctttctctctatctcgctttctgtttctttctccctccctctgtttctctttctctgaacccctgttctctctctctctctctctctctctctctctctctctctttaccatAAAGTGACATTTCAACCATTTGAATAAGGCCTGTACTGGCATCTGTTCAAGTAATTAAACActgattgttgttattattgccCCAATGTAATTTTACAAAATGCACTGAATATGTTTTCTGGTTTTGTCCTTAGTGAAAATGTTAGTGAACTGAGAAAGCTGTTTCTTGCAGTCTATGTAATTAACACATAGAATCTGAACTTTTTGTGCATAGTCCaaaaaaatctggattaaaACTGATTAATAGATTAAAATTTGGGGATTTGGGGATGCTATCACTTGAACCAATGATTCAGTTTGTTTTAGAGACAAACAGCAACGTTTTTATTCCTTCAAATTGTTTTTGTCTCTTGCATGTGCTCCCTTTTTTACTCTTTCATTAATCCACAAGTCTTAATCTGCCTTTCACTTGCCTGTTGCACATGGACATGTCTATTTAAATGAGTTGCTTAAATGACAACTTAAATAACTTCAATGATAGAAATGCTGTAGGTTTGAAAGTCTCACTTAAACACTACACTGAGAGAGttcgactctctctctctctctttctctctggtaTCTCTGTGCACAGATGAAGAGCTCAAGCATATCACCAAGTGATAATTATCACCACTGATGATCAcatacacactaaacacactatttacaataaacattCACTAATGACAGTACATACACCACATGCACTAAACAATcattatacacacagacacacacacacacaccacaaactaTGAAAAACAAGAGACACAAATCTGGAcgctggataagagcgtctgccaaatgtacatttttgggcccctctgtatgtccacatactgtatattttctattttttaagtttgtatttattttttggctgtataaaaattatatgagaaagagagagagagagagagagagagagagcgagagaacagtggaagaaagaaagatagagaaAGGCCTAAATACGTATACATAGTGAAGATAAAAGAGATAGAAAGATACAGTATAGAGGAtgataaaagacagaaaaagattaataaaacaatcataaataaaagaaggaaaaatgtaaataaagatatataaaaGGTATAAAGGAATGTCGGAAGAGCGGATAAATCACTAGTCTGGATTTTAGCCTCGGAATTGCAGCAATAATTATCTAATGGACAAAGAACTTTATCAATTGGATCTGTAAGCCCCTCCCACCTGCTGCACTACTAACCTGTTGAAGTCTGTTGAACTCTCGCATGTCATATTCGCCTAAAAAACAATAAACGCAACAGAAGACCCCATCCCGACTAGCGCCTTTCTTATcccatcatttttttaatactattcCATGTCACTATTTTTATCCTGCTTAATCTGATCTCGCTGCAAACAAACTAGGCAAGAGTACTGTTCTTACAGCTTTCCCACAGGCGCACTAATGATCTTATTACCCGCTCGTCCCTGGATAAGGAGAAAAGTGAAGAGCCGTGAAGACGTAGCGATAAAGAGATGAACAGAGTGAGATAGGAAGTGACTGAGCGAGAAACAATGAGACGGATTGTATAAGAGAAAGACAGGGAGCTGTAATGTGCCAGACTTacagtgatgtactgtacagagagagacagagcagtAGAAAGAGTGATAAAGTGTGATAAAGGGGAAGAGaatgagatagagagagagagagagagtgttataTATTTAAACTGGCTCACCATGGCGATGAAGGCCCCTCCTGCCCCCGCCAGAGCGCACACGAACAAGTGAAACGTCAGGTCCAGCTGGAggacaaaattattattatttttttttataaattgctATAATGTAAGTAGGAAGAGAAAGTTGTTtcgaaaaacattaaatgtaaaaaaaaaaaaaaaaaacttattattacttattattttacTGTGTTGTAAGGTACATGGGACAAATAGTTGAATTCTTATATTATTGTTGAAGATGAGTGCAGGCTTGTCTTTTGTCCAAAAATCCAAATTTATGCATCAACCTAAAtcatatagatatagatatagatatagatataggtTCCTTTTTAAGTACAGCTTCAGAGAGTTCTATTATTGTCAAAAATCTGGTGCTAAGGATAACACTGACCTCAGAATCGCACATGTCTTTAAACTTGCTGGAGCTAGTGCAGATACTCTTTTCCTCAGAAGTGGGTACAATTCCTGAAAGAAAatccagaaagagagagagagagagagagagagagagagagagagagagagagagagaaatgtttaatctcatgattatttattaaccttattcattattctctctctgtttggTGTTTAATTGCATCATCCAGTTTTACATACACATTAAACTGccaatataaacttttttttcaaagggtgggagtaaaaaaaaaataacaccaccactttaatgtaatcagtaatattattatttcggGTTGAAggccacgtacatgtctgtttgtctgtctgtctgtctgtctgtctgtctgtacggcagaactctccaacttattaatacaaagaaatccaatttgtaaggttgagtatcttacaccttgtttacgctaagttgtacttttttttatcagccgAATACACTCCCTCTtcagtaatcggagagtgaatcacagataagaaataaaaaaaaaagtacagtagatcggataaaaaaatatttttgcttaaaataacttcaaaacattaaaaatcacTTATACTACATCAGCGCTATTATtcccttcttttatttatatagatactttattaattaacttaattaattgatgctgtttttattaaacctgctttaatgctgctgctgctgcttatgatgattataataataatgaaaataacagtaataataatattttattttatgttttttacagtgtagataGAAATGGAATGGAGAACAGAAAGGATCTGTGAGCCTCTAATAATCTGGGACACGGCTTTCCATTAATGAAAAATGAGACCTGAATGGCTAGAAAGAGCCTCATTCAATTAAAATCACAACTCATAACCAGACACAATACCaacacattaatataaagcTGTTATCTGTTAGCTCCACATCAATAATCAGAATGTTCTGACCAACCAAAATCCAGAACTTTACACCTCTAAGACCAAACAGATCTGTCCCGTCATTGCATACCAAATGTGCGCAGATCAAAGCACAAGTTGGCTCCATCATACAGTGTCATGTTCTGGCAGGTGTTCCAGATGTTGAAGTACATGAAGACTGGGAGAGAGGTGAAGGCCGTCACGCCCAGCCAGGCCAGCATGAAGATATAGGTCAACATGATGAACTGAGAGAGAAGGAGACAATAAATAAAGAGCTGATAGCTTGAGGTGTAATTAATACAGAGACACATTTGTTAATTAATGGTACAGCATTGGTTGAGTAGCGATAAACAGCATCAATCTATTCTAATCAGAGCTCATACACAGAGCTGTCGATCAAATAGCCACTTTATTGCACTCGATTTGCATTAGCATTGCAAAGTttcctatgtgtgtgtggatggtgtaagagagagaaataagcAGAGCCACAATTTCAATAAGTGATACTGTCTTTAACATGTGATTAGTAAAACGACACAAGATTAAGTGATGTAGCTGAGGTTGAGAAACAGTCAGAGCCAGAATTCACACACCATGCTGACATTTCTGCATTTTCGCTAACATGGCCGTGTGTCTTACCCAGGCGCTCACGCAGCGGCCACACGTCGTGATCTTAAAATCTCCATAGAGATCACGGATTGCCCCGGTGGTGAAGAAGCCCTCCACCATCAGCAGGATCCCGTAGACCAAGAAGGCTGCAGCCACACCGATGATCACGTACTTCAAGATATCAATCCTGCAAAATCACAGAGTGAACCCATCAACCAGATTACACTAATCTTACTGTATGTCTCGGTGATCAATTGTGAAACAATGGAACTTTCTGTGTGTGGATTTATGTGCCTGGTAAATAGAGACAGTCAAAACAGttaaacaaagcaaacaaagaGACACAACATCCACAATTATGTGGCAGTATTTTACAATCGAGCTCCCAAGGATGAATCTCAAATTTATTGGACATGAAAGCATATTGTACTTGCAAAGTCTGTTTGAATAAGAAGGGGAAAGGTGTGCAAacagtatgttttattataCACACATAACTGTGTTCCTATTAAAGAGCAATACCACTAAACTCTGATTTgatgtttgatttatttaggTGTTTGATTTTGCCATTTTTGGTGTGTTAGCCATTAATAAATCCCACAAGTACTAAATTGATGTGCCCGGGCATGGACACAAACATTTGCATAAAGAAACACCCACAAATCGCCATATATGGTCAACAACTTCCGTTTGAAAAGCACAGCAAGTTCCCTCAGATGGCACAACATGGAGCATCTGAGAAGGTCAAAAAAGGTGAACTTGACCTACAGTGGAGTAGAGACACAGCTATATAGAGATGGTTTATTTGGTGGCCTACAAAATTTCTCTATGCAAAGCTTTGTGGGGGTGCCAAAACATTAAGAATGGTATTATAATGATCCACAGATGTGCTCTTTACACACTTTACCATGCATGCACCTTGTGAGCAGACAGGTGAGACTGATAGAATGCGTCATGGTCTGTAATTATACTGATGTGctagatttttatttggatGAGCATGCATTAATTATGCATTAATATAgaagtaaaaatgtttaagtCTGAAATTACTGCGTTTCAGTGTGTGATGGTCAGTGGGCGTGTTGGACGGAGCAGAAAAGGAGATTGTGACTAATGCAATCTGCTGTTCCCATCATCTAGTGCTCTCGTTCTTTCCATGCTCGCCTCCGCCTCcagtttatactgtagatctcTGCTTCTTTACCCTAAACCTCCCTCCATCCATTTCTCCCTGCATGTCATCCATCAAACAGTACAACATATTTCCCCTGTTCATTTCCTACTTTTCTACtttcatattctctctctctctctctctttctctctctctctttctctctctctttctcaggttGATGTGAGCAGGTGTACTACGGCAACCCAGAGCGATTCCAGAACAATTTAATTCCCTAAGCAGGATTTCAGCTAGGTCTCACACTTAGGCCTGGAAGATCAATCTTCTCCTCAtcttttctctgtgtgtgtgtgtgtgtgtgtgtgtgtgtgagtaggtgGGTAGCTGAGTAACGATTCTGCAGTGTTTTGTCAGGGGAACCAAACCAAAATTCATCTGCTGGCTGATTTAGATTTACTATGTATTACAACCTGACCATGGCACAACCATGATGCATCTACTGTATTGTATGATCCGATGTGGCCATGATACAGCCTCAATATGGATATGGTAATGG
Protein-coding regions in this window:
- the gpm6ab gene encoding glycoprotein M6Ab isoform X1, with translation MGCSDCCMKCLSGIPYASLIATVLLYAGVALFCGCGHEALSGTVTILQNYFEVVQSSPETLDVFTMIDILKYVIIGVAAAFLVYGILLMVEGFFTTGAIRDLYGDFKITTCGRCVSAWFIMLTYIFMLAWLGVTAFTSLPVFMYFNIWNTCQNMTLYDGANLCFDLRTFGIVPTSEEKSICTSSSKFKDMCDSELDLTFHLFVCALAGAGGAFIAMVHYLMVLAANWAYVKDACRMQKYEDIKSKEEQELHDIHSTRSKERLNAYT
- the gpm6ab gene encoding glycoprotein M6Ab isoform X3 → MEENMEEGQTQKGCSDCCMKCLSGIPYASLIATVLLYAGVALFCGCGHEALSGTVTILQNYFEVVQSSPETLDVFTMIDILKYVIIGVAAAFLVYGILLMVEGFFTTGAIRDLYGDFKITTCGRCVSAWFIMLTYIFMLAWLGVTAFTSLPVFMYFNIWNTCQNMTLYDGANLCFDLRTFGIVPTSEEKSICTSSSKFKDMCDSELDLTFHLFVCALAGAGGAFIAMVHYLMVLAANWAYVKDACRMQKYEDIKSKEEQELHDIHSTRSKERLNAYT
- the gpm6ab gene encoding glycoprotein M6Ab isoform X2, giving the protein MEENMEEGQTQKGCSDCCMKCLSGIPYASLIATVLLYAGVALFCGCGHEALSGTVTILQNYFEVVQSSPETLDVFTMIDILKYVIIGVAAAFLVYGILLMVEGFFTTGAIRDLYGDFKITTCGRCVSAWFIMLTYIFMLAWLGVTAFTSLPVFMYFNIWNTCQNMTLYDGANLCFDLRTFGIVPTSEEKSICTSSSKFKDMCDSELDLTFHLFVCALAGAGGAFIAMMVSSSVLVRNYATLVTLSLGRFCTRF